The following proteins are co-located in the Manihot esculenta cultivar AM560-2 chromosome 7, M.esculenta_v8, whole genome shotgun sequence genome:
- the LOC110618581 gene encoding stemmadenine O-acetyltransferase encodes MDMQMEIKIISRETIKPSSPTPDHLRIHKLSIIDQLAIQCDVPILLFYSTNGHDHTQRSSLLKKSLSQTLTHFYPFAGREVNSSWIDCNDEGASFVQANVAADLSMLLKQPDFKLLQQLLPCKPNDNSVQFRLREILAVQVNYFSCGGMVIGVCIKHLIADASTVATFVERWGAVARFSDTDVHGVILDRTTLFPPIGTTGGLSWGDNSSDEFLPQFVMKRLVFDGSKVAALRERVSNKLYPDRPTRFEAVSALIWGSSIAATREMDETIDYHVAMTVVNLRKKLNPPLPQQCMGNVCQVTTAKWSMKKPTDYNELAQEIHKSIKKVDDESVRKFHADGKWFDFVKKLGEEYGKKSKVRMLKFSSWCRFPFYEVDFGWGKPSWVTAAMEQENGVIFLDASDNQGIEAWVGLPQEDMSQLEQNPDILEFACVN; translated from the coding sequence ATGGATATGCAAATGGAAATCAAAATCATTTCCAGAGAAACCATTAAGCCTTCTTCTCCAACTCCAGATCACCTTAGAATTCACAAGCTTTCCATCATTGATCAGTTGGCTATTCAATGCGATGTTCCTATCCTCCTCTTTTATTCTACCAATGGCCATGATCATACCCAAAGATCGAGTCTTTTAAAGAAATCGTTGTCACAGACATTAACCCATTTCTACCCTTTTGCTGGACGAGAAGTGAACAGTTCTTGGATTGATTGCAATGATGAAGGAGCAAGTTTTGTTCAAGCAAATGTAGCTGCTGATTTGTCAATGCTCCTCAAGCAACCTGACTTCAAATTGTTGCAGCAGCTACTACCCTGCAAGCCAAATGACAACTCTGTTCAGTTTCGTCTCAGGGAGATACTAGCTGTTCAAGTGAACTATTTTAGTTGTGGTGGTATGGTTATTGGTGTATGCATTAAGCATTTGATTGCTGATGCTTCGACAGTAGCAACGTTCGTCGAACGCTGGGGCGCTGTCGCTCGTTTTTCTGATACTGATGTTCATGGTGTGATCTTGGATCGCACTACTCTCTTCCCTCCTATTGGCACAACAGGAGGCTTGTCATGGGGTGATAATTCAAGTGATGAATTCTTACCTCAATTTGTGATGAAGAGGCTTGTGTTTGATGGTTCTAAGGTTGCTGCTCTAAGAGAAAGAGTTAGCAATAAACTATATCCGGATCGACCAACACGTTTTGAGGCTGTTTCTGCACTCATTTGGGGTTCTTCCATAGCTGCAACTAGAGAAATGGATGAAACTATTGATTATCATGTAGCAATGACTGTCGTTAACCTGCGAAAGAAACTGAATCCACCTCTGCCACAGCAGTGTATGGGAAATGTTTGCCAAGTGACAACAGCAAAATGGTCAATGAAGAAACCAACAGATTACAATGAATTAGCTCAAGAAATTCATAAGTCCATAAAGAAGGTGGATGATGAGAGTGTGAGGAAGTTCCATGCAGATGGAAAATGGTTTGATTTTGTCAAAAAATTAGGGGAAGAATATGGGAAGAAGTCTAAAGTTAGGATGTTAAAGTTCAGCAGTTGGTGTAGATTTCCATTTTATGAAGTTGATTTTGGCTGGGGAAAGCCCAGTTGGGTAACAGCTGCAATGGAACAGGAAAATGGTGTCATTTTCTTGGATGCTAGTGATAACCAGGGAATTGAGGCATGGGTGGGTCTGCCCCAGGAAGATATGAGCCAACTTGAACAAAACCCTGATATTCTTGAATTTGCTTGTGTCAATTGA
- the LOC110618582 gene encoding tobamovirus multiplication protein 1 produces the protein MAWSLGAESFEIGGRFVYYSGNGIHWWNEIDHSEEWQRGIFYFLSASYALISIIALIQLFRIQMRVPEYGWTTQKVFHLMNFVVNGLRAVLFGLYKDVFLIRPKALEIVLLDLPSLLFFSTYTLLVLFWAEIYHQARSLPIDKLRPSYYIINAFVYLTQACIWIYIRLSGSPTGVELAKLFFSIISFCTALGFLVYGGRLFIMLSRFPIESRGRQKKLYEVGAVTGICCTCFLIRCFVVAVSAFNKKANLDVLYHPLLNLIYYMMVEIVPSSLVLFILRKLPPKRISDQYHPIR, from the exons ATGGCATGGAGTTTGGGAGCTGAAAGTTTTGAGATTGGTGGTAGATTTGTTTATTACAGTGGAAATGGAATCCATTGGTGGAATGAGATCGATCATTCAGAAGAATGGCAAAGAGGCATTTTCTATTTCCTGTCTGCATCTTATGCATTGATCTCCATCATTGCCCTG ATACAACTTTTTCGCATCCAAATGAGAGTGCCAGAATATGGGTGGACGACGCAAAAGGTTTTCCACTTGATGAATTTTGTTGTGAATGGAT TGAGGGCTGTCCTTTTTGGTCTATACAAGGATGTGTTTCTCATTAGACCGAAG GCCCTTGAAATTGTGCTTTTGGATCTTCCCAGCCTCCTATTCTTTTCAACATATACATTATTAGTGCTGTTTTGGGCTGAGATATATCACCAG GCAAGAAGTCTTCCTATTGATAAACTCAGGCCCTCTTATTATATTATCAATGCATTTGTCTACCTCACACAG GCATGCATCTGGATATACATACGATTGAGTGGAAGTCCTACTGGGGTGGAACTAGCAAAACTCTTCTTTTCAA TTATTTCATTCTGCACTGCTCTGGGATTCTTGGTATATGGTGGGAG GTTGTTTATCATGCTCAGCCGGTTCCCCATTGAATCTAGAGGTCGTCAAAAGAAGCTTTATGAG GTTGGCGCTGTGACCGGAATTTGCTGTACTTGTTTTTTGATAAGATGTTTTGTG GTTGCCGTCTCGGCCTTCAACAAGAAAGCTAATCTTGATGTTCTATATCATCCCCTTCTTAATCTCATCTATTACATG ATGGTGGAGATTGTACCATCTTCTCTGGTGCTCTTCATCTTGCGGAAGCTGCCCCCCAAGCGCATCTCCGATCAATATCACCCCATAAGATAA